The Pseudoxanthomonas sp. SL93 genome segment GGCCGCCAGGCCATCCAGCAGCAGCGCGTAGTCGATCTCGCCGCCACGGGTGCCATGCCGCCGGCTGTCGGCACTGAGCGCGGCCAACTGGTCGTCGAACAGGCGCTTGCTGTCGTACAGCAACCGGCCGATCAGCGTGCTCTTGCCGTCGTCCACGCTGCCGCAGGTGATGAAGCGCAGCAGCGGCTTGGATTCGTGCTGCTTCAGGTAGGACGCGATCTCGGTGGAGGCACTCATCAGAAGTAGCCCTCCAGCTTCTTCTTCTCCATCGACGCGGTGGGATCCTGGTCGATCACCCGGCCCTGGCGCTCGGAACTGGTGGCGACCAGCATTTCGGCGATGATCTTCTCCAGCGAATCGGCCTGGGACTCAATGGCCCCCGTCAGCGGATAGCAGCCCAGTGTGCGGAAGCGCACGCTGCGTTGCTGCGGCACTTCGCCCTCCCGCAGCGGCAGGCGTTCGTCGTCCACCAGGATCAGCGCGCCATCGCGCTCCACCACGGGACGCTCGGCGGCGAAATACAGCGGCACCACCGGGATGTTCTCGCGGTAGATGTACAGCCAGATGTCCAGCTCGGTCCAGTTGGACAGCGGAAAGACCCGCACGCTCTCGCCCTTGTGGATGCGGGCGTTGTAAAGGTTCCAGAGCTCCGGACGCTGGTTCTTCGGGTCCCAGCGATGCCTGTCGTTGCGGAACGAGAACACGCGCTCCTTGGCGCGCGACTTCTCTTCGTCGCGGCGCGCTCCGCCGATGGCCGCATCGAACGCGTACTGGTCCAGCGCCTGCTTCA includes the following:
- the cysD gene encoding sulfate adenylyltransferase subunit CysD, which gives rise to MTAVPRLSHLDRLEAESIHILREVAAEFRNPVLLYSVGKDSSVLLHLLLKAFAPAPPPIPLLHVDTRWKFREMIAFRDRRAAETGVELRVHINPEGVAQDIGPISHGATVHTDVMKTQGLKQALDQYAFDAAIGGARRDEEKSRAKERVFSFRNDRHRWDPKNQRPELWNLYNARIHKGESVRVFPLSNWTELDIWLYIYRENIPVVPLYFAAERPVVERDGALILVDDERLPLREGEVPQQRSVRFRTLGCYPLTGAIESQADSLEKIIAEMLVATSSERQGRVIDQDPTASMEKKKLEGYF